A single genomic interval of Myxococcota bacterium harbors:
- a CDS encoding SDR family NAD(P)-dependent oxidoreductase, whose amino-acid sequence MGLLDGKVAIVTGAGGGLGRCHALLFAKEGAAVVVNDLGGARDGAGGGHSMADQVVKEIQAMGGQAVANYDSVATVEGGNNICKSALDAFGKVDILVNNAGILRDKTLVNTDEASWDIVIQVHLKGTYCVTRPVFTHMKERGQGGVIVNTSSTSGLIGNFGQSNYGAAKAGIAGFTRCLALEGKKYNIRVWGLAPVAVTRLTEDLPGMGNDNVKQMLSPEKVSPAVLYMVSDLSKDKTGKFLFVSGNKVTELKIVGAEGFKNPNGVSAQEIAANENKVFLPESQFNLMG is encoded by the coding sequence ATGGGTCTTCTGGATGGCAAGGTCGCGATCGTCACTGGGGCAGGCGGAGGTCTGGGTCGCTGTCACGCGCTCCTGTTCGCCAAGGAGGGCGCGGCCGTGGTCGTGAACGACCTCGGCGGCGCGCGCGACGGCGCCGGCGGCGGCCACTCGATGGCCGACCAGGTCGTGAAGGAGATCCAGGCCATGGGCGGCCAGGCCGTCGCGAACTACGACTCGGTCGCGACCGTCGAGGGCGGCAACAACATCTGCAAGAGCGCGCTCGACGCCTTCGGCAAGGTCGACATCCTGGTGAACAACGCCGGCATCCTGCGCGACAAGACGCTGGTCAACACCGACGAGGCGTCGTGGGACATCGTGATCCAGGTGCACCTGAAGGGCACCTACTGCGTGACTCGCCCGGTGTTCACGCACATGAAGGAGCGTGGCCAGGGCGGCGTGATCGTGAACACGAGCTCGACCTCCGGCCTGATCGGCAACTTCGGCCAGTCGAACTACGGCGCCGCCAAGGCGGGCATCGCCGGCTTCACGCGCTGCCTCGCGCTCGAGGGCAAGAAGTACAACATCCGTGTGTGGGGCCTGGCGCCGGTGGCAGTGACTCGCCTGACCGAGGACCTGCCGGGCATGGGCAACGACAACGTGAAGCAGATGCTCTCGCCCGAGAAGGTCTCGCCCGCCGTGCTCTACATGGTGAGCGACCTGTCGAAGGACAAGACGGGCAAGTTCCTGTTCGTGTCGGGCAACAAGGTCACCGAGCTCAAGATCGTGGGCGCCGAGGGCTTCAAGAACCCGAACGGCGTCAGCGCCCAGGAGATCGCGGCGAACGAGAACAAGGTGTTCCTGCCGGAGAGCCAGTTCAATCTGATGGGCTGA